One stretch of Dyella jiangningensis DNA includes these proteins:
- a CDS encoding efflux transporter outer membrane subunit, translated as MHPLRRLLLPSLLGFALAGCLMGPDYHRPDVDVPLGYRFADQNATSSFNASWWSQFNDPVLDDLVNKAIAQNKDLAIAVARIEEFRGRVTTTSSALFPQMGANAGAGRERIAQTPLTPSYETSQVQVNAAMSWEIDLFGKLRRLRESAKADLLGTEYARQATLVSLEASVASGYITLRDLDQRLVIAQATVATREDALHLFQERFQGGVVSQVQLSQAESEYAVAKTSEAAIAQQIAQQEDALSLLLGQNPGPIPRGKPIDQIAVPSIPAGLPSDLLNQRPDIREAEQALVSANALIGAAKAQYFPSISLTGLFGQASTGLDSLWKGPARTWSYAAAISQPIFTGGAISGSVKQAEARQQQALLAYQSAIQSAFADVDNALVGEQRTKEQLAFTDSQVTSLHKYASLARDLYEGGYTSYLEVLDAERSLFNAQLTQSGLQAQRLIEVINVYKALGYGWPTGQDAVAEAQNH; from the coding sequence ATGCATCCGCTTCGTCGCTTGCTGCTGCCTTCCTTGCTTGGCTTCGCCCTGGCCGGTTGCCTGATGGGTCCGGACTACCATCGTCCCGACGTGGATGTTCCGCTGGGTTACCGTTTCGCGGACCAGAACGCGACCAGCAGCTTCAACGCCAGCTGGTGGTCGCAATTCAACGACCCCGTGCTGGACGACCTGGTCAACAAGGCCATCGCCCAGAACAAGGACCTGGCCATCGCCGTCGCCCGCATCGAGGAATTCCGCGGGCGTGTCACCACCACGAGTTCGGCGCTGTTTCCGCAGATGGGTGCGAACGCCGGCGCAGGCCGTGAGCGCATCGCGCAGACGCCGCTGACGCCGTCGTACGAAACCTCGCAGGTGCAGGTGAATGCGGCGATGTCGTGGGAGATCGACCTGTTCGGCAAGCTGCGCCGGCTGCGCGAGTCGGCCAAGGCCGACCTGCTGGGCACGGAATACGCACGGCAGGCCACGCTGGTGTCGCTGGAGGCCAGCGTGGCCTCCGGCTATATCACATTGCGCGATCTCGACCAGCGGCTGGTGATAGCCCAGGCCACGGTCGCCACACGCGAAGACGCGCTGCATCTGTTCCAGGAACGCTTCCAGGGAGGCGTGGTGTCCCAGGTACAGCTTTCGCAGGCCGAGTCGGAGTACGCAGTCGCCAAGACCTCCGAGGCCGCCATTGCACAGCAGATCGCCCAGCAGGAGGATGCGCTGTCGTTGTTGCTGGGCCAGAATCCGGGGCCGATCCCGCGCGGCAAGCCGATCGACCAGATTGCGGTGCCATCGATTCCCGCGGGCCTGCCGTCGGACCTGCTCAACCAGCGCCCCGATATCCGCGAAGCCGAGCAGGCACTGGTATCTGCCAATGCATTGATCGGTGCGGCGAAGGCGCAGTACTTCCCGTCCATCAGTCTCACCGGATTGTTTGGACAAGCCAGCACCGGCCTCGACTCGTTGTGGAAAGGGCCGGCTCGAACCTGGTCCTACGCCGCAGCCATCTCGCAGCCGATCTTCACGGGTGGCGCCATCTCCGGTTCGGTGAAGCAGGCCGAGGCACGCCAGCAGCAGGCCTTGCTGGCTTACCAGTCGGCCATCCAGAGTGCGTTTGCGGACGTCGACAATGCACTGGTCGGCGAGCAGCGCACCAAGGAGCAACTGGCCTTTACCGACAGCCAGGTGACCTCGTTGCACAAGTACGCGTCGCTGGCGCGCGATCTTTACGAAGGTGGCTACACCAGCTATCTCGAAGTGCTGGACGCCGAGCGTAGCCTGTTCAATGCGCAGCTCACCCAGTCGGGCCTGCAGGCGCAACGGCTGATCGAAGTGATCAACGTGTACAAGGCGCTGGGCTACGGTTGGCCTACCGGGCAGGATGCCGTCGCGGAAGCGCAGAACCATTAG
- a CDS encoding efflux RND transporter periplasmic adaptor subunit, which produces MVCILALVALVACKGDKTAPEGAAALPVGIITVSKADVPVVFEFVGQTQSSQEVEIRARVNGFLDHRVYHEGAMVHAGDVLFRMDAKPFKAALDAAQAEYRQQKARLDTAQANLNRVKPLAAKNALSQKDLDDATGQQQAAAAAVEQARADVTTAELNLGYTTITSPVDGLSSFAKKQDGSYIDASNSLLTYVAKLDPMWVNFSLSENEFLQFRAQSQSGQLKMPKEGGLEIDIVLADGSQYGKHGRISFSDAALNNETGTYLVRAEFANPDDVLRPGQFVRVKVRGASLSSTLAVPQEAVQQGDRGAFVWTVDDQGKAKQRAVETGGWNGNEWVINSGLRPGDRVIVENLVKLAPDMPVNPHPYTPAAAPTTAKAAPTGGAQ; this is translated from the coding sequence GTGGTTTGTATCCTGGCGCTTGTCGCGCTGGTGGCGTGCAAGGGCGACAAGACGGCGCCCGAGGGTGCCGCGGCACTGCCGGTGGGCATCATCACCGTCAGCAAGGCGGATGTGCCGGTGGTGTTCGAGTTCGTGGGACAGACGCAGAGCTCGCAGGAGGTCGAGATCCGCGCGCGCGTCAACGGCTTCCTCGATCATCGCGTCTATCACGAGGGCGCGATGGTGCATGCCGGAGACGTCTTGTTCCGCATGGATGCCAAGCCCTTCAAGGCGGCGCTGGATGCGGCGCAAGCCGAGTACCGGCAGCAGAAGGCGCGGCTGGATACGGCGCAGGCGAACTTGAATCGCGTCAAGCCGCTGGCTGCCAAGAATGCGTTGAGCCAGAAAGACCTCGATGACGCCACCGGCCAGCAGCAGGCCGCGGCGGCCGCAGTGGAACAGGCGCGCGCCGATGTCACCACCGCCGAACTCAATCTCGGCTACACGACCATTACCTCTCCCGTCGACGGGCTCTCCAGTTTCGCCAAGAAGCAGGATGGCTCGTACATCGACGCGAGCAACAGCCTGCTCACCTACGTGGCGAAGCTGGACCCGATGTGGGTGAACTTCAGCCTGTCTGAAAACGAGTTCCTGCAGTTTCGTGCGCAGTCGCAATCCGGTCAGCTGAAGATGCCCAAGGAGGGCGGGTTGGAGATCGACATCGTGCTGGCCGATGGCAGCCAGTACGGCAAGCACGGACGCATCTCGTTCTCCGATGCGGCGCTCAACAACGAAACGGGCACGTATCTGGTGCGTGCGGAATTCGCCAATCCGGACGACGTGTTGCGCCCGGGCCAGTTCGTGCGCGTCAAGGTGCGCGGCGCAAGCCTGTCCAGCACCTTGGCCGTGCCGCAGGAAGCGGTGCAGCAGGGTGATCGCGGCGCCTTCGTGTGGACCGTCGACGACCAGGGCAAGGCCAAGCAGCGCGCCGTGGAAACCGGCGGCTGGAACGGTAACGAGTGGGTTATCAATTCGGGATTGCGGCCGGGCGACCGCGTCATCGTGGAGAACCTGGTCAAGCTGGCGCCCGACATGCCGGTGAACCCGCATCCGTACACGCCTGCCGCGGCGCCCACCACCGCCAAGGCGGCGCCCACCGGAGGCGCCCAATGA
- a CDS encoding efflux RND transporter permease subunit: protein MSMSRFFIDRPIFASVISIIITVAGGVAMLNLPIAQFPEIAPPQITVSATYPGASSDIIAQNVAAPIEQQVNGADNMMYMNSTSSSTGNMTLTVYFKIGTDPSLAQVDVQNRVNLALPFLPSEVTAQGVSVQKRSSAFMMVIAIYSPDNSLDPAYVANYANVYVLDAIKRIPGANQASIFGSADYAMRIWLKPDRMAKLGITVGDVQQAVANQNQQFSAGRIGAAPTPGPVQQTFPIATKGRMTEPREFENIILRGGTNDAAALVRIKDIGRAELGSKEYALRGRYNGKTATLMAVYQQPGANALDVATQVNKTLAELKKSFPPGLEYEVALDTTEFVHESINEVVHTLLEAVVLVIVVVYIFLQSMRATLVPLLAVPVSIIGAFIGMSAFGFSINMLTLFGMVLAIGIVVDDAIVVIENVERNMTEFHLPPKEAAKRAMDEVSGPVVAIVLVLLAVFIPVAFLSGITGQLYKQFAVTIAISVVLSGVVALTLSPALAAIILKPGSHKKNRFFTWFNTKFDAMTNSYGRGVQLSIKRVTASLLLILGMIVITIGLFRSIPTSFLPVEDQGYLFGAVVLPDSASLDRTGELSKRAEEWFLKQPGVKSVAAPVGYSLIDSQNKTNAGTLFVTLKGFADRGEGQTAADLIREGSKAFRSYTDGVVVPINPPSIPGLGTTGGFEFWLQSTGNASYQQLEGKVREFLAKARQRPELRGVNTTINTRSRQLLVDVDRERAESQGVAVQDVYTAMQTMFGSLYVSQFPRSSRLFQVILQAEPANRMKPDDLMDLYVRNKAGDMVPIKSMITTRYVPGADIVTRFNNFPAAKITGDAAEGYSSGQALTAMEETAQEVLGSGYSYGWSGQAYEEKSAGSTAAAVFGFAILMVFLILAAQYEKWSLPVGVIMAVPFALFGALIGILIRGMENDVYFQIGLTVLIALAAKNAILIFEFAVEMREKEGMSPYEAALHAAKLRLRPIIMTSLAFVLGCIPLAIASGASSASRRSLGTGVIFGMLGATVIAVFFIPMFYWGLEVMSGRKAAKKEGTPEDSHAKPADGLASPGQEG, encoded by the coding sequence ATGAGCATGTCACGGTTCTTCATTGACCGCCCCATCTTCGCCTCGGTCATTTCCATCATCATCACCGTGGCGGGTGGGGTGGCGATGTTGAACCTGCCCATTGCGCAGTTTCCGGAAATCGCGCCGCCGCAGATCACGGTATCGGCCACCTACCCAGGCGCGAGTTCCGACATCATCGCGCAGAACGTCGCCGCGCCCATCGAGCAGCAGGTGAACGGCGCCGACAACATGATGTACATGAACTCCACGAGTTCATCGACCGGCAACATGACGCTCACCGTGTACTTCAAGATCGGCACGGACCCGTCGCTGGCGCAGGTGGACGTGCAGAACCGCGTGAACCTGGCGCTGCCGTTCCTGCCCAGCGAGGTGACCGCGCAAGGCGTATCGGTGCAGAAGCGGTCGTCGGCGTTCATGATGGTGATAGCCATCTATTCGCCCGACAACTCGCTCGACCCGGCCTATGTTGCCAACTACGCCAACGTCTACGTGCTCGACGCGATCAAGCGCATTCCCGGCGCCAACCAGGCATCCATCTTCGGTTCGGCCGACTACGCGATGCGCATATGGCTCAAGCCCGATCGCATGGCCAAGCTCGGCATCACGGTGGGTGATGTCCAGCAGGCGGTTGCCAACCAGAACCAGCAGTTTTCCGCGGGCCGCATCGGCGCGGCACCGACGCCCGGCCCGGTGCAGCAGACCTTTCCGATCGCCACGAAAGGCCGGATGACCGAGCCCAGGGAGTTCGAGAACATCATTCTCCGCGGCGGCACCAACGATGCGGCCGCGCTCGTGCGCATCAAGGACATCGGCCGCGCCGAGCTGGGTTCCAAGGAATACGCGCTGCGTGGCCGCTACAACGGCAAGACGGCCACTCTCATGGCGGTCTACCAGCAGCCCGGCGCCAATGCGCTGGACGTGGCGACCCAGGTGAACAAGACGCTCGCGGAGCTCAAGAAGAGTTTCCCGCCGGGGCTGGAATACGAAGTGGCGCTGGATACGACCGAGTTCGTGCACGAGTCGATCAACGAGGTGGTGCATACGCTGCTCGAAGCGGTAGTCCTCGTCATCGTGGTGGTCTACATCTTCCTGCAGAGCATGCGCGCCACCCTGGTGCCGCTGCTGGCCGTGCCGGTGTCCATCATCGGTGCGTTCATCGGCATGAGCGCGTTCGGTTTCTCCATCAACATGCTCACGCTGTTCGGCATGGTGCTCGCCATCGGCATCGTGGTCGACGATGCGATCGTGGTGATAGAAAACGTCGAACGAAACATGACCGAATTCCATCTGCCGCCGAAGGAGGCGGCCAAGCGGGCGATGGACGAGGTCAGTGGACCGGTGGTGGCGATCGTGCTGGTGCTGCTTGCGGTATTCATTCCCGTGGCGTTCCTGTCGGGCATTACCGGGCAGCTGTACAAGCAGTTCGCCGTGACGATCGCCATTTCGGTAGTGCTGTCGGGCGTTGTTGCGTTGACGCTGTCGCCCGCGCTCGCCGCGATCATCCTCAAGCCGGGTAGCCACAAGAAGAACCGCTTCTTCACCTGGTTCAACACCAAGTTCGACGCCATGACCAACAGTTACGGGCGTGGCGTCCAGCTGTCGATCAAGCGCGTTACCGCTTCGCTGCTGCTGATCCTCGGCATGATCGTGATCACGATCGGGTTGTTCCGATCCATCCCGACATCGTTCCTTCCGGTGGAAGACCAGGGCTACCTGTTTGGCGCCGTGGTGCTGCCAGATTCGGCCAGTCTCGATCGCACCGGTGAGCTGTCCAAGCGTGCCGAGGAGTGGTTCCTCAAGCAGCCCGGCGTGAAGTCGGTGGCGGCCCCGGTCGGCTACAGCCTGATCGATTCGCAGAACAAGACCAACGCGGGCACCTTGTTCGTCACCTTGAAGGGCTTTGCCGATCGCGGCGAAGGCCAGACCGCCGCCGACCTGATACGCGAGGGCAGCAAGGCCTTCAGAAGCTATACCGATGGCGTGGTGGTGCCGATCAATCCGCCTTCCATTCCGGGCCTGGGCACCACCGGCGGCTTCGAGTTCTGGCTGCAGAGCACGGGCAATGCGAGCTACCAGCAACTGGAAGGCAAGGTGCGCGAGTTCCTTGCCAAGGCGCGGCAGCGACCCGAGCTGCGCGGCGTCAACACCACCATCAATACCCGTTCGCGCCAACTGCTGGTGGATGTGGACAGGGAACGCGCCGAATCGCAGGGCGTGGCCGTGCAGGATGTCTACACGGCCATGCAGACCATGTTCGGGTCGCTGTATGTCAGCCAGTTCCCCCGCAGCAGCCGCCTGTTCCAGGTGATCCTGCAGGCCGAACCGGCCAACCGCATGAAGCCCGACGACCTGATGGACCTGTACGTGCGCAACAAGGCCGGCGACATGGTGCCCATCAAGTCGATGATCACCACGCGCTATGTGCCCGGCGCCGACATCGTCACGCGCTTCAACAATTTCCCGGCCGCGAAGATCACCGGTGATGCCGCCGAAGGCTACAGCTCCGGCCAGGCGCTCACTGCGATGGAAGAGACGGCGCAGGAGGTGCTGGGTTCCGGTTACAGCTATGGGTGGAGCGGCCAGGCGTATGAGGAAAAGAGCGCCGGCTCGACCGCCGCGGCGGTGTTCGGCTTCGCCATCCTCATGGTGTTCCTGATCCTGGCGGCGCAGTACGAGAAGTGGTCGTTGCCGGTGGGCGTGATCATGGCCGTGCCGTTTGCATTGTTCGGTGCACTGATCGGCATCCTGATACGCGGCATGGAGAACGATGTCTACTTCCAGATCGGCCTCACCGTGCTGATCGCGCTGGCGGCCAAGAACGCGATCCTGATCTTCGAGTTCGCGGTGGAGATGCGCGAGAAGGAAGGCATGTCACCGTATGAGGCGGCCTTGCACGCGGCCAAGCTGCGCCTGCGCCCGATCATCATGACCTCGCTGGCTTTCGTGCTTGGTTGTATTCCGTTGGCCATCGCCAGCGGCGCGTCGTCCGCGAGCCGTCGTTCGCTGGGTACCGGTGTGATCTTCGGCATGCTGGGCGCCACGGTGATCGCCGTGTTCTTCATACCGATGTTCTATTGGGGCCTGGAAGTGATGTCCGGCCGGAAGGCGGCGAAGAAGGAGGGCACGCCGGAGGATTCGCATGCCAAGCCTGCGGACGGGCTGGCATCGCCGGGGCAGGAGGGTTGA
- a CDS encoding SulP family inorganic anion transporter, whose amino-acid sequence MTGPHVSLMSWLRGCERAWVRSDLLAGITAAAIVLPKALAYATVAGLPIQVGLYTCFVPMLVYALLGTSRPLSVSTTTTLAILTGTALAQAVPDGDPVALAKATATLCLLTGSMLIAAAVLRLGFVANFISAPVLTGFKAGVAVVIVVDQLPKLLGLHIAKSGFIRDLGALAAALPHLSVATAAVGLLAILLLVAMEHMAPKAPAPLVAVALGIVAMPLLHLGVHGVTVVGHVPTGFASLTLPDLSLAGALWPAAAGIALMSFTESIAAGRAFVAPGESYPQPNGELWATGLGNVASAPFGCMPSGGGTSQTAVNRLAGAKTQLAGLVTSLVALATMLLLAPFIGMMPNTILAAIVIVYSIGLFKPADFVAIRSIRRTEFWWAVAALLGVVLLGTLKGILVAIVVSLMSLSYQSLNPPLYVLRRKPGTRVFRPVSDRHPDDEDTTGLLILRPEGRLFFGNADHFGQRIQPMLAEQRPRVLVLDMSAVFDVEYTALIALIDAEEKQRLAGTELWLTGVSPGVLATLRKSPLYDTLGKRRMFYTVADAYAAWLERASP is encoded by the coding sequence ATGACCGGCCCGCATGTGTCGCTCATGTCATGGTTGCGCGGATGCGAGCGCGCATGGGTGCGAAGCGACCTGCTGGCCGGCATCACGGCTGCTGCGATCGTGCTGCCCAAGGCGCTGGCGTATGCCACGGTGGCCGGCCTGCCGATACAGGTGGGCCTGTACACCTGTTTCGTGCCGATGCTGGTTTACGCGCTGCTGGGCACGTCGCGGCCGCTCAGCGTGAGTACGACGACCACGCTGGCGATTCTCACCGGCACGGCGTTGGCGCAAGCGGTTCCGGATGGTGATCCGGTTGCGCTCGCGAAGGCCACGGCCACGCTGTGCCTGTTGACGGGCAGCATGCTGATCGCCGCGGCGGTCCTGCGCCTGGGTTTTGTCGCCAATTTCATCTCGGCGCCGGTGCTGACCGGATTCAAGGCAGGCGTGGCGGTGGTGATCGTCGTTGACCAGCTGCCCAAGCTGCTCGGCCTGCACATCGCCAAAAGCGGCTTCATCCGCGACCTTGGCGCACTCGCGGCGGCGTTGCCGCATCTCTCGGTGGCCACCGCAGCCGTGGGCTTGCTCGCCATCCTGCTGCTGGTCGCCATGGAGCACATGGCGCCCAAGGCGCCCGCACCACTCGTGGCCGTGGCGCTGGGCATTGTCGCGATGCCACTGCTGCATCTGGGCGTGCACGGCGTCACCGTGGTGGGACATGTGCCGACGGGCTTTGCTTCGCTCACGCTGCCGGACCTGTCGCTGGCCGGCGCACTGTGGCCGGCCGCCGCCGGCATCGCACTGATGAGCTTCACCGAGTCGATCGCCGCTGGGCGCGCCTTCGTTGCACCCGGCGAGTCCTATCCGCAACCCAACGGCGAACTGTGGGCGACCGGATTGGGCAACGTGGCAAGCGCCCCCTTCGGATGCATGCCGTCGGGCGGCGGCACCAGCCAGACCGCCGTCAACCGCCTCGCCGGCGCAAAAACCCAACTCGCAGGCCTGGTGACGTCGCTGGTGGCGCTGGCGACCATGCTGCTTCTGGCGCCCTTCATCGGCATGATGCCCAACACGATTCTCGCGGCCATCGTCATCGTCTACTCGATCGGCCTGTTCAAGCCGGCGGACTTCGTGGCGATCCGTTCGATTCGCCGCACCGAATTCTGGTGGGCAGTGGCGGCGCTGCTGGGCGTGGTCTTGCTCGGCACGCTCAAGGGCATCCTCGTGGCGATCGTGGTGTCGCTGATGTCGCTGTCGTACCAGTCGCTCAATCCGCCGCTGTACGTGCTGCGGCGCAAACCCGGCACGCGGGTGTTCCGCCCCGTCTCCGATCGCCATCCGGACGATGAAGACACGACCGGGCTGCTCATCCTGCGGCCCGAGGGCCGGCTGTTCTTCGGCAATGCCGATCACTTCGGGCAGCGCATCCAGCCCATGCTGGCGGAGCAGCGGCCACGCGTCCTCGTGCTCGATATGAGCGCCGTCTTCGATGTCGAATACACCGCCCTGATCGCCCTGATCGACGCCGAGGAAAAGCAGCGCCTGGCGGGCACGGAGCTTTGGCTGACTGGCGTCAGCCCGGGCGTGCTGGCCACGCTGCGCAAATCGCCTCTCTACGACACACTGGGCAAGCGACGGATGTTCTATACGGTGGCCGATGCCTATGCGGCGTGGCTGGAGCGCGCGTCACCCTGA
- the potE gene encoding putrescine-ornithine antiporter, producing the protein MDGTKKMSMMQLTVLVAVNMMGSGIIMLPANMAKVGAISLLSWIVTALGSMAIAYGFAQAGLLNQRTGGMAAYAEDAYGKGGYFLTFFLYFLSLAIGNVAIAISAVGYLAAFFPWLSSSPMSTCIGVILLIWITTAANFGGPRITGRIGAITVWGVIVPVAGLSLIGWFWFKSSTFAEAWNPQGMSLMKGMDSSIALTLWAFLGMESAAQNSDAVENPKRDVPMACMLGTLGAAVIYVLSTTVIQGIVPNKELAESTGPFALAYSQMFSPAVGSVIRALAILACLGSLLGWQFTIAQTAKTAAEDHLFPRFFARVNKMTAPVIGMIVMGVVQTLLAFSTASPSLGEQFAVLVNLAVVTNVIPYIIALSSLMVMMRRAGVPDHTYKLNTFVATVAMLYSTYAIYASGMEAVLGGTIVLALTILIYGFLAPRFPSPVVTEPVRG; encoded by the coding sequence ATGGACGGCACGAAGAAGATGAGCATGATGCAGCTGACCGTGCTGGTGGCGGTCAACATGATGGGGTCCGGCATCATCATGCTTCCGGCCAACATGGCGAAGGTCGGCGCGATATCGCTCCTTTCATGGATCGTGACGGCTCTGGGGTCGATGGCTATCGCTTACGGCTTTGCACAGGCCGGCCTGCTCAACCAGCGAACGGGCGGCATGGCGGCCTACGCCGAGGATGCGTACGGCAAGGGCGGCTACTTCCTCACGTTCTTCCTCTATTTCCTCTCGCTGGCGATCGGCAACGTCGCCATCGCGATTTCGGCGGTGGGCTACCTCGCCGCGTTCTTCCCCTGGCTGTCGTCCTCGCCGATGTCCACCTGCATCGGCGTGATCCTGCTCATCTGGATCACCACCGCCGCCAACTTCGGCGGGCCACGCATCACCGGCCGCATCGGCGCCATTACCGTGTGGGGCGTGATCGTGCCGGTGGCGGGCTTGTCGCTCATCGGCTGGTTCTGGTTCAAGAGTTCCACCTTTGCCGAAGCCTGGAATCCGCAGGGCATGAGCCTGATGAAGGGCATGGATTCGAGCATCGCGCTGACCTTGTGGGCCTTCCTCGGCATGGAGTCGGCGGCGCAGAACTCCGATGCGGTGGAGAACCCCAAGCGCGACGTGCCCATGGCCTGCATGTTGGGCACGCTCGGTGCGGCTGTGATCTACGTGCTGTCCACCACCGTGATCCAGGGCATCGTGCCGAACAAGGAGCTGGCTGAATCCACCGGTCCGTTCGCGCTGGCGTACTCGCAGATGTTCAGCCCCGCCGTGGGTTCGGTGATCCGCGCGCTGGCCATCCTGGCCTGCCTCGGTTCGCTGCTCGGCTGGCAGTTCACCATCGCGCAGACGGCGAAGACGGCGGCGGAAGACCATCTGTTCCCGCGCTTCTTCGCCAGGGTCAACAAGATGACCGCGCCGGTGATCGGCATGATCGTCATGGGCGTGGTGCAGACCCTGCTGGCGTTTTCCACGGCATCGCCCAGCCTGGGCGAACAGTTCGCGGTGCTGGTCAACCTTGCGGTGGTGACCAACGTCATCCCGTACATCATCGCACTCTCGTCCCTGATGGTGATGATGCGCAGGGCAGGCGTTCCAGATCACACGTACAAGCTCAACACGTTCGTCGCGACGGTAGCGATGCTCTACAGCACCTACGCCATCTATGCCTCGGGCATGGAGGCCGTGCTGGGCGGCACCATCGTCCTGGCGCTCACGATCCTGATCTACGGTTTCCTGGCTCCGCGGTTCCCCTCGCCGGTGGTTACCGAACCGGTGCGCGGTTAG
- a CDS encoding amino acid ABC transporter substrate-binding protein produces MSRMKGVAMRNHLLHWVLLAACLVPVQAALAQGQSGTLDRIRANGKITMGYYNEAQPFTYQGSSGSPDGYAIALCRAVATAVQEELKLPNLSTQFVAVDAAERFNAVKDGRIDLLCGPAVPTLSNRVTVSFSIPILGSGTGVMVRKDAPVAFRELLETGQTAGHPIWRGSPMLSALQQRTFSVISGSLQEQLLKNRREELNVNSVISLVPDLATGLKQLQDGKSDAFVAERNVLLDLAKRDTSGKLVVLNRVFDYEPLALALSRDDADFRLAVDTALSELYRSGKISGIYEQYLGKPDKAAQDWFRRTAVPQ; encoded by the coding sequence ATGTCACGCATGAAGGGTGTCGCAATGCGAAACCATCTGCTTCACTGGGTGCTTCTGGCTGCATGCCTTGTTCCGGTGCAGGCAGCGTTGGCCCAAGGCCAGTCGGGCACACTCGATCGCATCCGGGCGAACGGCAAGATCACGATGGGCTATTACAACGAAGCCCAGCCGTTCACCTACCAGGGATCGTCAGGATCGCCGGACGGCTATGCCATCGCGCTGTGCCGCGCCGTGGCCACCGCCGTCCAGGAAGAGCTGAAGCTGCCGAACCTGTCGACGCAATTCGTTGCCGTCGATGCGGCCGAGCGATTCAACGCGGTCAAGGATGGGCGCATCGACCTGCTGTGCGGCCCCGCCGTGCCGACCTTGAGCAATCGGGTCACCGTCAGCTTTTCCATACCGATCCTCGGCAGCGGCACGGGCGTGATGGTGAGGAAGGATGCACCGGTGGCATTCCGCGAGCTGCTGGAAACAGGCCAGACCGCGGGGCATCCCATATGGCGCGGTTCGCCCATGCTGAGCGCCTTGCAGCAGCGTACGTTTTCGGTGATCTCCGGTTCGCTGCAGGAGCAGCTGCTCAAGAACCGCCGCGAAGAACTGAACGTCAACAGCGTGATCTCGCTGGTGCCGGACCTGGCCACAGGCCTCAAGCAGTTGCAGGACGGCAAGTCGGATGCCTTCGTCGCCGAGCGCAACGTGTTGCTCGATCTCGCCAAGCGCGACACCTCGGGCAAGCTCGTCGTGCTCAACCGGGTCTTCGACTATGAACCGCTGGCGCTCGCGCTGAGTCGCGACGATGCGGATTTCAGGTTGGCTGTCGACACCGCCCTGAGCGAGCTGTATCGCTCGGGGAAGATCAGCGGCATCTACGAGCAGTATCTCGGCAAGCCGGACAAAGCGGCGCAGGACTGGTTCCGCAGGACGGCCGTACCGCAATAG